The following nucleotide sequence is from Apium graveolens cultivar Ventura chromosome 4, ASM990537v1, whole genome shotgun sequence.
attcaacaattttgattttaaatgttctgctctgatacagatgtcggttttatatcaaaatgaccctatatatgtcataatgatcttgctgagcatttctttcgctcatacttgcctgtttttaaatttaacctccagtgaggattaacttgcgctgtttagctacgtaattcgaggaagcaagaagaagctcttaaaaggtggttggtccagggtttgcgaattagtgtaagttcttttgtgtaaaattgtttatattatattatattatagttgtatattttatttgggcctagtatacttcatttcgaagttatactagtgggtttagttttgagttgtatttgttgaaaagagttttaaaagaaagtgaaaaattatttgtggaatttggatatcttgtttctagaactgtaagcttaaaagatcttggattagtttgaggtcataaatgataaatatcttccgctagcatttatttattgttttaacaggttaatttggattgaggtttcatcgtgacgactaaatcctctgaccccggatttgggggcgttacagctatgtttgcaggttttggattttaagtaatatctctATTCTATTTAAAGAAGGGGGTATTCCATGTTGCATCTCAAGATATCCCCTTTTTGTTCTTTTTGTTGAGTAGGTTCCAACACTATTTGACTTTTGCAATATACATTTATTATGGAGCTGTAGCTATCATCGTAAAATCTTTTACTCCTTTTCAGATTACAATTTTCTTGAGGATGTTAAAAGAGTTGCTGAATCTGCTCAAAGAAAGAGAGCTAAACTTTGTGGAGATTCTGAAAAGCTTCCTTTTCCTCTGAAAAGTCTTTATGGAGCTGCAGCAAATAGGAGGACTAAAATCCAATTTCTTGCAACCGGAATGTCAGAAAGACAAATAAATCAAACTTTTTATGATTACAGGTAATAAGTTCTACAAATGGTATCTATAATGAGTATCGTGTATCTTCTTGGATTTCAATCATTAGGATGTTAAATCTCTCGTATCTTCTCCTTGATCCTTCTTcatgttggaaaatatgggtataagtcccatattggtaagtcatatttttgagcattatgactaaaagatgtgtgagatatgatgatattctcttaataatggaaattattattttccattagaatttggctcaaatattatggcataaattaatttgattttgtttcagattaattgatatggtgtatgtcttgatctgattctgtttcagattatttatggaatagagtagcttgcaagtattacaccgattccataattaatgatatttaattatggaaaagagtagcgcacaagtctatctacacctatataaacacctctaaggcgttagggttagacacaccaaaacaTATTTgcctctaaacacaaatctctctctcggtgatagtttcgtgctCGTTCAaactcgctgaaggtgctcgttatccataacgccgccgctacctcgttttatcctgggaggctatcgactcgcacatacggtgagaggcgaaatagctttaaggagacagtttcaactggactcgaggatctctcttctgtttatatcttttcttcctccgtttgatctcgtttactcacgcacacacttgtttgattatttgtattaatcgcagattgttttaacaatcttaaagctaattttttttatatacatctgtgactgatacatctgtatctgcttgttttgttgagtaacagatcgatggagaaccaaactgtgaacgattcgatgaacatgacggctgatcccaacgcacagatcactggatctgatggggttcaccagcagccgattaaccctaacgcacggatcgtacggtctgatgggggtcaaacgcctgttggacatgtgccttcggaacatgtgcctgtgggacacactgtcattggacagtttagtgttcctcttggacagatatcggcaggattcactcctccgatcatacctgcggtgcctactggtgtgcatacacctgtagtacagacgcacgtaccatctgttccacccgtggtgcctgctgcacctgttatgccaactgtgcctgctgcacatgctgaaaaacctgagaagttcaacggaacgaacttcaaacgttggcaacaaaagatgcacttttatctgaccacgttgcatatggatcgcttccttaaggaagaaccaccgttgctcactgctgagagtaacatgcagactgtgtatgctgctgatgcttggaagcactccgactacatctgtcggaactatgtgttaaattgtttgtctgactcgttgtataacgtatacagcgcgaagccaacagctaaggtcttatgggagtcacttgaccataagtataaaaccgaggacgctggggcaaagaagtggattgttggccgctttcttgattataagatggcagactctaagactgtggtcagtcaggtgcaggaactgcaggtgatcattcatgacattcatgctgagggaatggtcataagtgagtctttccaagttgctgctgttattgaaaagcttccacctggatggaaagatttcaagaactaccttaagcacaagcgaaaggagatgtctatggaggatcttattgttagacttcgtattgaagaagacaacagagggtccgagaagaaagttaatgttgccactgagaaggcaaacatggtggagcatgctcaaagctccaagcccaagaaggctaattctggtaaaggggcaaagctggcacccaagggagggatttcgaagtcgaaatttcaagggacgtgctacaactgtgataaagttggtcataggtcttctgactgcaagaagcccaagaagcccaacaagaagaaagaagcaaacatggtagagaatatctccaaggagatgggtgacatagacctctgtgctacggtctctgaagtgaacctggtcggttctaatccacgtgaatggtggattgatactggtgctactaggcatgtttgctcagacaaggcggttttctctagcctcaaagcttccgatgctggtgagaagctctacatggggaattcagcaacttctaccattgagggtgaaggcacggtgatcctgaagatgacctctgggaagaatctgactttgaagaatgtactttatgtgcctgatattcgcaagaaccttgtgtctggttctctgttgaataagcatggctttcgcattgtaatagagtcagataaagttattttgtctaagagtggtatgtttgtaggcaagggttatttaactgatgggctttttaagctcaatgtaatgtccgttaaggacgataatgaaatgaagaattcttctgcttacttgcttgagtctcctaatttatggcatgctagattaggacatgtaaattatgacactttacgacgtttaagtgcaaaagaatacatacctaaacttactatcgattcaaaacataagtgtgagacttgtgttgaggcaaaattaacgagatcatcatttaaacgtgtggaaaggaacaccaaagtgctagacctaatacatagcgatatatgtgatttaaaattcgctccaacaagaggaggaaacaagtattttattacattcattgatgattgtacaaaatactgctatgtatatttgttgaaaagcaaagacgaagctatagataaatttaaaatctataaggaagaagttgagacacaacaaactgagaaaattaaaacgatacgaagtgatcgtggaggtgaatatgttgaaccgtttggggaattctgttcacaacatggtataatccatgaggtcactgcaccatactcccctcagtcaaatggtgtggctgaaaggaagaatcgcactctgaaagagatgatgaatgcgatgttgttaagctctgggctcccacaatcgatgtggggagaagccatcttaagcgcaaataatattttaaatattacgatgcgcaagaataaggatgtaagtccttatgaaatgtggaagaaaaagaaaccaagttatcaacacctgaaagtgtgggggtgccttgcaaaggtactgatccctacaccgaagaaggtgaagataggtcctaagactgtggattgtgtCTTCATTGGATATCCTCCACAcagcactgcatatcggtttcttgttcatgaatccaagattcctgatattcaaaagaataccattatggaatcaaggaatgcctcattttttgagacgatgtttccctgtaatccaggaaaccaacaacctacgacgtctaaacgatctcatgagtctgtagatgacgataatgggagtgacgaaagtgaaaacgaaaatgtgggggtagtgagaaggagcaaaagacaacgaacggagaaatcctatgggtctgattttatgacctatttgctcgaagaaggtgacccaaaaacttataaggaggcggttacctcacctgatgggcctatgtggaaagaggccatcaagaatgaagttgattcaattatgcaaaatcatacttgggaattagtggacttgccaactggttgcaaaccattaagtagcaagtgggttttcaagaagaagttgaaaactgatggcactattgataagtataaggccagacttgtaattaaaggatacaagcaacaaaaaggccttgattactttgatacatattctcctgtaacgagaataacgtccataaggatgatgtttgctattgttgcaatgcgtaatctaactgtacatcaaatggatgtgaaaacagctttcctaaatggagacatagatgaagaaatctatatggaacaacctgaagggtttgttgtcccaggacaagaaaggaaagtgtgtagattggtgaaatcattgtatggtttgaaacaagcgcctatgaaatggcatgaaaaatttgatgaggtcgtgctggccaatggtttcaaaatcaatgaatgtgatagctgtgcctattacaaggataacgagaacaactatgtcaaggagaatgacaatggctatgtcatgatgacactatatgtagatgatgtacttattgctggaagcaatgataaagttatcaaatctacaaaggacatgttgaaatcaaggttcgacatgaaagatatgggactagcaaatgtaattctgggaattcaaatttctagaacatcagagggtctcgcattaagtcaaccacattatgttgacaagatccttgagaagtttcttaaggatgactttgagaaagctaggacacctgtggatatgactttgcacctatccaagaacaaaggtgtagctgtttcccaattggaatactcgaggataattggtagtctgatgtacctcatgagttgtacaagaccagacattgcatactcaattagcaagttgagtaggtttacgagtaatccgggagctgatcactggaaagcgattataagggtactaaggtacttgaggggaactcgagactatggactgcactatggcagatacccagcagtattagaaggatatactgacgcaaattggatatctagcaagaaagcacttaagtctacgagcggctatgtgtttacattagctggagcggcaatatcatggaaatcctcaaaacaaacggtgataactcattccacgatggaagctgagtttgtggcactagataaatgcgccgaagaggctgaatatctacgtcagtttctggaggatattccaagatggccaaagcctgtaactgcgatagggattcattgtgatagtcaatccgctattggcagagcgcagagcacgatgtataatggaaagtctcgtcatatacgacgacgacacagttccattagacaattgatctcaaccggaattatcactattgactatataccgtcaaaagataatatcgcggatccactaaccaaagggttatcaaaagaagtggttgagaaatcatcgagagggatgggccttaagcctattgcttaacggcatcatggtggacacccaaccattgctgactggagatcccaagaacttggttcaatgggacaactaaatcatgatgaccaaatcactgtgggggtaacccctggcctgttcctatgatgaggaaacagtgagacccgtaaggtacgaggttaagctttgagcttttaatgatctttgatgaatacatggagctcaggagtgaacgcatggaattcagttgagtaaacgcgggttactctataagataaagatcacctatgtgggagagaagtggggccgcttcaaaggagaattgcgaggcacaattctttagaaacttctgcagaaccaggacgatgttccatggccaaaatggacatactcatgagagctgaacgagtcagaaacgatatagtgataagtatatcatcgtttacataaacggtcgaacagttcaaggacaagcacgtctactgtctaccagtaaagtcggtatgcttactcgagcgaaggttcaaggagcattctctacctatcgtatgctatatctgatcgaagaaactatcaccaagtcaaactccgtgtctgtctgtctgtctagtgtgtgctactaagatcaccaatctcacccatgtgggggattgttggaaaatatgggtataagtcccatattggtaagtcatatttttgagcattatgactaaaagatgtgtgagatatgatgatattctcttaataatggaaattattattttccattagaatttggctcaaatattatggcataaattaatttgattttgtttcagattaattgaatggtgtatgtcttgatctgattctgtttcagattatttatgaaatagagtagcttgcaagtattacaccgaataattaatgatatttaattatggaaaagagtagcgcacaagtctatctacacctatataaacacctctaaggcgttagggttagacacaccaaaacaTATTTgcctctaaacacaaatctctctctcggtgatagtttcgtgctCGTTCAaactcgctgaaggtgctcgttatccataacgccgccgctacctcgttttatcctgggaggctatcgactcgcacatacggtgagaggcgaaatagctttaaggagacagtttcaactggactcgaggatctctcttctgtttatatcttttcttcctccgtttgatctcgtttactcacgcacacacttgtttgattatttgtattaatcgcagattgttttaACACTTCATATAGTATGGATTCTGATGAACTATCTATTTCTAAATTGATTACCAGGAAGAAGGTTATTTCATGGACAATTGAATGGAGGTTTCATTCTACAGATGTCGTGTTGCGTAACCACGGGTGGGCATCAATATAACCCCGTACTTGGGACTTTCCTTGCTTTGGTCTTTTTGTCTGATCTATAATTTCTTTTGTCTAAGTGATAAACCTTtaaagtgtatatatatatatatgccttCATATATTGAACATTTGAGAGACTTTCATTTGTGATTATATTTGTGTTTTACTGCTTGGATGTGGATGTGTGTCGATTTAAATAATTTCAGTGTTGAATTTTTATCCGACTTTTTAAGACTTGTAACAGGTTTCAGTATTACACTTTTCTCTTCTTTCAGAAATATTTTCTTCTTTCAGAAATATTTTTTCTTGCATTTCATCATATTTTATTACTCATTTATTATCTTGGCTTACACTACTTAAATTTTGTGCAATTGTTTTTTCTCAGAGTTGATGATAATACAAGCCTCTCTTCAGCTATTATGAATCATCTTAAACCTGGTCCTTTCAATCATCAGTTGAAGCGATTCTGCGAGGAACCACTGCATTCTCTCAATTTTTTTATCCGAAAATTTCAGGTATTTAATCTTGCTTATCTTTATAACGGGTTTGGGTTTTTACTTTATACTAGTATTTTTTTAAACATAATTCAAATGGAAACTATATTACTACAAATTAAATTTGCGATCAGCTTTTTTATGATTAGGATGAAGACCTATCTTTAATATTGGGAGCCTTTTAGACATTTTGGATATTGTTACTGGGTCTAGTGATTAGCTTGAAACACTTAATTCATTTTTGATCTGAAGTTAATGAAATTATTTGTGTAAATGTGTTCTTAAATATTTTTGTACACTACTGGGCAGCCACAGTAGTATCAATCTTCTCCTTTATTGAGGCTTTCCgtagggctgagcaaaaccgaaccgaaaccaaAAAATCGAACCGAACCGTATAATTTTGGTTCGGTTTGGTTtgaatttttttcagaatttcggttaattcggtttttcggtttgaACCGAAATAAAAACGGATTGGTTCGGTTTGTCAGAATATTGGTTCGGTTTAACCGAATTAACCgaattatatatacatacatttgaattatattttttatataatacaACATCTATTATCTATTATAAGTATAACAATAAAATTGGGGGAACTTTGATCATGAAAATGATAGTGTTTGTGTTAACAATTTGCTTATTAATTAGGATATTGCAGTCATTGTATCTGAATTCAAGATCATTGAATCTGAATTCGAGTTAGGTTTGTTTTTTgcatgttgtgttctatagctacTGTTAGTTCTCTAGGAATCCTTCTTATTAAACTCAAATCCCTTCAAAACTCATGTCCCAcgaagaatttttttttaaaaaaatatttgtgTACCAATGTTTAAGATAGCAGTGTCAGTGTCACTTGCACACCACGAAGTTCATGATCCTCCTGTTAATtgcatttttttattatttattttaccattttttaaatattattttatcacaaacataaataataatttaaacaTCATAATATTGAGTTTTTAAAATTTCGGTTTTTCTAAATCGAACCGAATAAACCGGaaaaattcggttcggtttttcggtcggtttttaaataatttcggttcggttcggtttgaAAAAAAATTACTAATTTGGTTTTggttatttcggttcggttcggtcccgaatgctcagccctagcTTTCCGTGTTCATTGACTATTCTTGCATATGTTGTCATCAAATTCTCTACTTACTTTATGCATGTATTTCTCTGGGATGGCCATTTCGAATTTAGCAGGTCACCCAGCCTTCGGAATTTATAGGATCTGATCATAGTATGATACTCATACTCAATTCACACATTTCTGTGTAAATTTATTGTACCTGTTTTGTATTGTTCTTTAAATGCAGCATTCGAAGTCACCATTCGTCCAGCTAGATATAGAGGCACCAATATGTGAGCAGTTGGCCAATTTAGGTATCATTGAGTACCCTGTAATTTATGTATTCCTACCTTCGCACCATTATGATTTTGAATTTACCAAATTTGAAATTCTTCATAAGCTTGACCATAAGGAGTTCATAAAGAATCGAGAACCGAGTCCAAAAGGAGTTCTCTTCAGGGAGGAGGTAATTAAGGAGGAAAATTCCTCGGATCCTTAAGTTCTTAATGTCAATGAATATGTGAAGAAAGATGGAACTGACCCAGAGTCTGTACAACTGACAAGAACTGAGGAAAAACCCGCAGACACGCTAGACAGCTCTTCATGTGCAACAGCAAGTGAACAAGAAGGGACAAAGAATGATATATTCTTTGACAAAGCTTTAGATGAGCAGTTGGATTTTAGTGTCAATTCTACTGTGGCAGAAATAATTGAAAAGCTAGACCCTGAACTTGTGCAAGGGTTATTAGGTTCAATTTCGAGTCTGATATCAGAATCAAGTTTTGAAGATCTTTTTAATCGTGATGGGGTGTTCATGGAGGAACTGGGACTAGTGGAAACAAATGATCCGCCAGGTTCAAGCAAAGTTTTGCCAGTAGAGGAGGAGCTAGAGGAAGGAGAGATACCTCAATAGTGGATAATTTATATTCACATTTGCAGAGGTACAGAACTGCAGAAGTGAGTCGTCTTCAATGCATATCTGCAGCATTGATTTTTCTCAAGATAATGAAGCAAGGATGACAACACCACTGATGTGTTCTTTGTTGTTTCTACAATGGTGTTACTTGATTGCGGAAGTTGGATGTTCATAATGTTTAAAGGCCTGCAAATTGCAATGACATGTACTCCTGGTCCCTTGTAGTTAAACTTATGATCTTCATATATCAGCGAATATTTAACGCAACAATCTTGCAATTACTACACGTCTTTCAATTGCTGTACCATTTTTGTTGAAAATAGAACCAGAAACCCAATTTAAGTCGGATCATTCAACTGTTTTCTGTAGTCATCAGTTGTTTGTCAGGGGTGTATTGTGTTTTGTATTATTTAAGAGCTATTATTCGTTTTTCTGTGCTACGCTGCGGGGCGATATGTTAGGATGGTAAGTGTTGTAACTTTTTAAACATACATAAATAGCCGGGAAGTAGTAGCAGTTGAGATTATTGCAGTTAAGGTTGCATTTGTGAAATAAGAGTAATATGATGCATAGATGGCGGTTATGTAGGAACAGTTAAGATATTTATGCCCTAGATATTCTATTTGTTTTGGTAAATGTTTAGTTGCATGAAGAAATTTAATATTCAGGAGATGTATCTAGCCTAGTTGTAGGTCAATGAGTTGGTATTTTGGCgaatgtaattatttttatcaaacaATGAGTTCGTAGTTGTGACGCTGTGATGGAAGTTAGTATATTTTGTAAAAACACAATTAATCTCATATTTTTTGTGATCTTGGTACACACAGAAAGGTTGGACAAATACTTGAGCGCTTGGGTATTCAATGTTGCTGTTTGTGTAATTTTAGAGAGTTATTTTGTTTGTACTATTATTATTTATAGATTTTATTATAAAAGGGTTTTTTCGTAGTAGCCAATTAGCAAAGAAATTTAGATAGATTGGAATAGATTCATTTTTGCGGAGAATAGAGTGGGTATTGTGTTGTGGGTTTAGT
It contains:
- the LOC141720333 gene encoding uncharacterized protein LOC141720333, which gives rise to MSERQINQTFYDYRKKVISWTIEWRFHSTDVVLRNHGVDDNTSLSSAIMNHLKPGPFNHQLKRFCEEPLHSLNFFIRKFQHSKSPFVQLDIEAPICEQLANLDYNLLEDVKRVAESAQRKRANLCGDSEKLPFPLKSLY